In Colwellia sp. M166, a genomic segment contains:
- the fis gene encoding DNA-binding transcriptional regulator Fis: MFEQNISSPFITGDLQTQTKASPLRTQAKVAIKNYLSQLNGNDVDDMYDLVLSEIEAPMLEEVMQYTRGNQTRAANLLGINRGTLRKKLKKYGMN, from the coding sequence ATGTTTGAACAAAATATTTCCTCTCCATTTATTACCGGTGATCTACAAACTCAGACAAAGGCCTCGCCTTTACGCACACAAGCAAAAGTAGCTATTAAAAACTACTTGTCTCAGTTAAACGGTAATGACGTTGATGATATGTACGACCTTGTACTTTCAGAAATTGAAGCGCCAATGCTTGAAGAAGTCATGCAATATACACGTGGTAACCAAACCCGTGCGGCAAACTTATTAGGCATCAACCGTGGTACTTTACGTAAAAAGTTAAA